A portion of the Macaca thibetana thibetana isolate TM-01 chromosome 9, ASM2454274v1, whole genome shotgun sequence genome contains these proteins:
- the INPP5F gene encoding phosphatidylinositide phosphatase SAC2 isoform X4 gives MCRDVIFMAWLKQQFSECTLIDATHRDVDVLLLLSNSAYYVAYYDDEVDKVNQYQRLSLEDLEKIEIGPEPTLFGKPKFSCMRLHYRYKEASGYFHTLRAVMRNPEEDGKDTLQCIAEMLQITKQAMGSDVPIIEKKLERKSSKPHEDIIGIRSQNQGSLAQGKNFLMSKFSSLNQKVKQTKSNVNIGNLRKLGNFTKPEMKVNFLKPNLKVNLWKSDSSLETMENTGVMDKVQAESDGDMSSDNDSYHSDEFLTNSKSDEDRQLANSLESAGPVDYVLPSCGIIASAPRLGSRSQSLSSTDSSIHAPSEITAAHGSGLGKGQESPLKKSPSAGNIHILTGFAKPMDIYCHRFVQDAQNKVTHLSEPRSVSQQASQGRNQMTSEVSNEETQSESTEQTPSRPSQLDVSLSATGPQFLSVEPAHSVASQKTPSSASSMLELETGLHVTPSPSESSSSRAVSPFAKIRSSMVQVASITQAGLTHGINFAVAKVQKSPAESEVINQVQQNELKNMFIQCQTRIIQI, from the exons ATGTGTCGTGACGTAATTTTTATGGCTTGGCTCAAGCAACAATTTTCAGAGTGCAC CCTCATTGATGCTACTCACAGAGATGTGGATGTACTGTTACTGCTTTCTAACTCTGCCTACTACGTGGCCTA TTATGATGATGAAGTTGATAAAGTAAACCAGTATCAACGACTAAGTCTAGAAGACCTGGAAAAAATCGAAATAG GCCCTGAACCCACTCTTTTTGGTAAGCCAAAGTTCTCCTGCATGCGACTGCACTACAGATACAAAGAAGCAAGTGGCTATTTCCACACACTGCGAGCTGTAATGCGTAATCCTGAAGAGGATGGAAAAG ATACCCTTCAGTGCATTGCAGAGATGCTGCAGATCACCAAGCAAGCCATGGGATCGGATGTACCCATAATTGAGAAGAAACTTGAGAG GAAGAGCAGTAAACCTCACGAAGACATCATTGGTATCAGATCTCAAAACCAAGGTTCTTTGGCCCagggaaagaattttttaatgagCAAATTTTCATCTCTAAATCAAAAAGTGAAGCAGACCAAATCCAATGTAAATATTGGCAACCTCCGAAAGCTAGGAAACTTTACCAAACCTGAAATGAAAGTTAACTTTCTAAAACCAAACTTAAAAGTAAATCTTTGGAAATCAGACAGTAGTCTTGAAACTATGGAAAACACAGGAGTGATGGATAAAGTTCAGGCAGAGTCTGATGGGGACATGTCTTCAGATAATGACTCATACCACTCTGATGAATTCCTTACAAATTCTAAGTCTGATGAAGACAGGCAGCTAGCTAACTCATTAGAGAGTGCAGGGCCAGTAGATTACGTGCTTCCTAGTTGTGGTATTATTGCTTCAGCGCCTCGATTGGGTAGTCGGTCCCAGTCTCTTAGCAGCACAGATAGTAGCATTCATGCTCCTTCAGAGATAACTGCTGCTCATGGCAGTGGGCTTGGAAAAGGCCAGGAGTCTCCTTTGAAGAAAAGCCCTTCTGCTGGCAACATACACATATTGACTGGCTTTGCCAAGCCTATGGATATTTACTGCCACAGATTTGTGCAAGATGCACAAAACAAAGTGACCCACCTTTCAGAGCCCAGGTCTGTGTCTCAGCAGGCTAGTCAGGGAAGAAATCAAATGACCAGTGAAGTTTCAAACGAAGAAACCCAATCAGAATCAACAGAACAGACACCTTCTCGGCCATCTCAATTAGACGTCTCTCTCTCTGCAACAGGCCCACAGTTTTTGTCAGTTGAGCCAGCGCATTCAGTTGCATCTCAAAAAACCCCCAGCTCCGCTTCCAGCATGCTTGAACTTGAGACAGGGCTTCACGTAACTCCTTCTCCTTCAGAGAGCAGTAGCAGCAGAGCAGTCTCTCCCTTTGCCAAGATTCGAAGTTCCATGGTTCAGGTTGCTAGTATTACCCAAGCTGGATTAACCCATGGGATAAACTTTGCAGTGGCAAAAGTTCAGAAGAGTCCTGCAGAATCTGAAGTCATTAATCAAGTCCAGCaaaatgaacttaaaaatatgtttatacaaTGCCAGACACGGATAATTCAGATTTAG